GGGTCCTGCATTTGACCCCACACGTCCTGTCACGGATCCTGAGGGCACCTCTCTGCCTTAGTGCTGAGTGGTGCTCAAACAGTGGCTTCCTTCACCAGCTGGAAGTCTCAGTACAGGACTTGGGCCCCCTGCCCACTCTCCTCCTTCCTGGGCCCTTCAGGGAGACACTGGTACTTGCTTTTGATATCAAGCATGGTGGAACCCCGCCTTTCTTTGCCagccctcaattcctctctgaagGGGTTGGGTACCCACCCAACTCTGTGTGCTGAGACCCCACACAGAGACCCCGGTGGAGGGGTATGAATGTgcttgtcagtgtgtgtgtgtgtgtgtgtgtgtgtgtgtgtgtgtgtgttgcaagcAAGAGCCGGCCAGGGCTGTGGGAAGCCACTGGTTGGGCCTGGAGGAAGTTCCCAGGCCACCTGGTGTTCTGGGAGCTGTGGGTACCTCAGCCAGTGCCAGCACACAGCTCTGCATTTTCAACATGCAGGAGGACTCATGTCCTGGCAGCAGGACAGACAAATGCAAGGCCGTGCTGATGCAGCAGACCCAGTGACCCAGCCTCCAGGGTGTGGCTGCAGGGCCCACCACACCCCTGTGCCCCAGAGCCCATCCTTGCTTCCCCCATGTCCTGCCCAGGGCagtacctgcacacctgctcatGTTGCCCCAGATCCTTTATTGAGGCCTCTTGTGTGACCCGGATACACAAGGAGAGACTCAAGAGCCATGGCCACCTGCCCCAGCAGGGCAGAGGATGGGTTTGAGGGGTGGCGTGCACAGCTAGAGGGGCTCAGAGCTTGGGGCCACAGGTGGGCAGGAAGAAAAGCACCAGAATGAGAGGGTGGGTGAGGGACAGGGAGCAAATCAGGGTGTGTGAGGGAGGAGGCAAGTGGGCCCGGGTGGTGTGGAGGGACACTGGCCtatcccttccccagagcccacatCGGTATCCACCAGCCCTGTGGTCAAGAATGACCTAGTGTCCCTGGAGTAGCTCagggaaggatggagggaagggACAGGAGGGACAGGGGCAAGAGGGATCAGGCAGCTAATtgtcatcatcgtcatcatcatcatcatcgtcgtcGTCGTCATCATCCTCCGTGTTGATCTCTCCCTCTAGCACATCCTCCAGCCAGTCCTCCAGCTCCTCTGCTGAGGGCAAGTCCTCCTCATCGTCCATCTCCATCCAGATGCTGTCCGCCTGTgatgtggggaggggggcaggggtgagccCCTCCTATGGCATACTCCCCATCTCTGCACTGGCACAACCTCCACCAGCCCAGTCCCGCCTCTGCATCCCTCAGCCAGCTGAACTGGGAGGCAGGTGCAGGTGGAGCTCCTAGCAGACCTCCAGGCTACATATAGGGAGATACTGGGGTGCCTCCTGGCCCAGAGATCCAAGCGAGGAGTCATCCAGGCTTTCACACTCACATCCCTAGCAAGCACTTTGCTGAAATCAGCCACCAAAACACAGGTTCACTCCTGAACCCTCAACACCTTGTCCTTCCTGATCCTGAGCACTGAATTCCTTGGAATTATGGGAGTATGCTCTGCACATGGCCCCTCTATGTCTGTGCTCTGCCTTCCTCCCCTTGaattctctgtcctctggtgaggAAAGGCTTGATTTCAGGGCCTGCTGTGAATTTCTCCTGAGCTGCTGTCACTAAGATATTTTCTCTTATTActgggctatttatttattttagcagagcactgctcagccctggattttatggtggtgctgaggagtgAAACTGGGACCctggtgcctcgggcatgaaagttttttccataactattgtgctgtctcccctgcccatgaTATTGGGTTATTTCATTTGTTCTTAGTCTTTTTGGGTCTATCACATCTGGCCTGCAATTAGGGGGCTCCTGCTCCTAGACCTATTCACTGCCCCCTCCTCACACATGTAAACATGTAAGAGAGCTGTATCCTTTGGAGGACTGAGGAGGGTTCATTCGATTGGATGGAAGAATCTGAGGGACCCCATGGGGACAAGGTGCAAGCTAGACCTTGGAGGGGTGCCCAGGTTTTGGCCAGTAGAGTCAAGGTGTAATGGTGAACCCCCTTGCCTTGACCATTGGGCGGGGCAGGGCTACTTGGGGAGGACACTTACATCAGTGACATTGACGACTCCTATTTGGGGGGCTGAGAGGTCGATGTCAAAGGTCTTCTCCCAGTAGGGCACCAGCTGCAGAGAGAGCACAGGAGTTAGGGGAGAGGTCTGCAATGAGGGGGGCAAGCCATGAAATGGGGGGGGTCTTCAGGCCCTGGGGAATGGGGACAGCTCCATGTGAAAGCTACACAGTCTCAAAGGACAACTAGTGGGAGGGTCATCTGGGGACACTGGGCCTCCTTCCTGAGAAAAGCAGGCTAGGgttctgggcagtggtgtacccagttaagcatatgtattaccatgcaaaaggaccagggttcaagccttgtctctccacctgcaggggagatgctccacaaacagtgaagcaggtctgcaggtgtctatttttctcttccctctctatatcctcctcccctctcaatttctctctgttctagaaaataaaattaaaaaaagaaaaaaatggctactgggaatggtggatttgtagtgccagcactgagccccaactataaccatggtggcaataagaaagaaagaaaaaaataaaagaaagaaaaacaggttgGAAACTTCTTTTCTGACCCCATTGTGCTTCAGAGAGGTCCCAGAACTTGGTGTAACCCCCCATTTCTTGCCTCTCCATGCCTAGCTCAGCCCTTTCTCTCCCACATTTCATTTACCCAGAAACTCTCACTTGTGAGTGGTATTCTCCTGGGAACAAGGTTACCATCTCCCTATACTCTCCAAGACAGAGACTCTGCACTTTGACCTCTGGTTGAGCTAATCAGCTGCTTCCTCCAAACTCTGGGTTCACCTCCAAGGAGCTGGTTGTGTGAACCCCCAGTTTCATGAATATGTATTGTGTTCCATGGAGTCTAAGTCCCATGCTTTCTTTCTTGGGGGGATACAACCTCTCAGGGTTCCTATGATGGAGGAGAGGCTCTTAAGAtggtcccccccccccgtacTCCCCCAGCCGATCCCAGGACCACAGAGCCAGCCTGTACCAGCGGGAAGTCATCAGGGTCAATCCAGATGATGCTCAGGTCAGGGTTGTCTGTGTTGTCCTGAGCCACAGCCTTGAGTGTCTCCAGGAACTCGTAGCCATCTGCAGTGGGAACAGTGACATGTGTGTGGGGGAGCAGAGGTGACAGCTGCTCCTTCCTGCCTCCCACACCCAGGGAGTCCACTGCCAGGAACATCTGCCAGGTGCACTACCCCCCCTTCTTCCCACTACCCCACCGGCACCCCCTCACCAGGGTCTGCTTCCTCTGCAAAGGCCACAATGTGGATTCCATCCAGGTCGTCCTCCTGTAGGACACCCAAAAGTGAGGGTACCCGGGATCCCCAGATTCTTCTGAACCCCAAATTCTCCCAGGTTCATGGGAATTTCTGAATCTGGTATATTCTGGGGGGTAGGGTAAGGATCTGTCCCTTCAATGCTCTCTATATTTCCATGCCTTCTTGGCCTCTAAGTTTAGgggttcccccacccccaagtcctgACCCTCAGCTCtgctgaatgagtgagtgaattggTGAATAGATAGGagtatgagtgaatgaatgagtgaatgaataaatgaatgaggaaACTGACAGGTTCATGTGACCTGTTCCTGGAACAAGCCATCAGTGATAAGCAAAGGggtagtgggtgggtggggaggcttCCAGGGCTGCAGTCTTCCCAGCACCCTGCCTGCTCCCTAGTGGGCAGAGGTACTCACCCAGGTCTCATACATGCTCTCCGGCTTCAGTTTCCTCAGGGTGGACCTGGAAGAGTCAGAGTCAGCACTGTGGGGGGCAGTTCTGGGGGGGGTACCCAGGACTCAGGCCACAGATAGCTGTATAGTTGTAGCAAGTGGCACAGTGAAGGGGGGCCTGGGATTGGAGCAAGTGGGACAGGCAgtgttcactcattcactcactcatttgtTCAttgactcattcattcactcatccgTTCATTTGTCCACACGTTTatttttactcattcattcataggTTCAccgatgcactcatttcagcatCCACTTCATTTTtccattcatttgtttattcactCATTTGTATATTCACTcatttgctcattcattcattcatgtgcCCACTCAGTTGTTTACTCACTCATTTACCcattcattcacacacacacgcacacatatccATTCATtagttcactcactcattcagtaGAACTGAGGGTTGAGCATTGTGAGATCTGTGTTAGCTGCTGTGTCAttagggttaaacacacatgtgtaGTTGTGCTCTGGCAAAGGGAGCACCATCCAGTAGAAAGAGAGGGGACACTGTCTGCACTGCTCAGCAGTGTGGCTTCCAGGCCTCAGCAAGTTGGCATTGGGGACCATTGGGGACAGTGTGGCAGGAGAAAGTTCAGCAGCAGGCTGGGACTCTGCCACTAGCCCCATTGTCTAACCTGCTGCGCCCGAGGGACAGAGCCAGCTGCAACCCCGCTCCCCCAACACTGGTGGCTGAGGAGGATAAAACCCAGGCCAGGGCCTCAACCTCTGTCACCTGGAGGCTGGAAGAGCTCCAGGTGACAAGGCCAGAAGCACCTGCGGAGCCACCTGACCCCAGGCACTCAGGGTCAGTGCAGGGTCCTCTCTGTACCAGACCAGGGAGCAGGGGTACCACCAGTGTGTCATCCCAGCTGGTTCCGATACCCTGTGCCCCAAGGAGCTGCCCTGCTGCTCCCCGTTCTCTGTTCTCCCCTGGGTGTTCCCTGCTGTCATGGCCCCTTCCAATGATCCTCCCGTATGATTTCCCATCAGAGTTCTCCCTCTCGTGCCCTTATGCTTTCCCTCTGTGCTCCTCCCTTCCATGCTCCCCTTCTGCGCCCTGTGCTCCTACCTCTTGTGCTCCTCCACAAAGCTGACAATCTCCTCCTCGCTGTTGGGCTTGTCTGGGATGGTCACGGGCTCCTCCATGAAGGCTTCATAGAAGTCAATCTCATTCATCTTCAGTGTCAGCTTCTTTGCCACCTTGGAgtggggggcagggacaggggtcATTGTGAGAAGCAGGGTCACAGGGGCAGACAAGGCTGGGACAGCCCAGGTGGCCTCATCACTGCATAAGTCATGGACAGTGAGCTGGTCTGAGGAGGGTTAGGCCAACATTCTGGGGTGCACACCAAACCCTTGGGGTGGCAGTGGAGTGGGTAGGGGACCCAGTGGACCTGGGTAGGGGGCAGGCAGCTGAGAGACACAACCTTGCTGTCAAAGGTGGCGAAGAAGGGGATGTATGGGTGGAACTCTTCAGCGGCGTCCTCATAGGCTTTGAAATCTGAGGGGTGCAGAGTTAAGTTGTGGGTCCCCTCTGCCCCCcattcttctccctcccccactcttcCTTAGCAGCTGGGGCTCATTTTGGGTGTCCCTTCAGTCATTGGGTGTGGACAGAGGGATGTCAGGGGGCCTGCTGAGGAAGGCAGGGGATATTGGGGGGCTTATGGGAAGGGCAGGGGATTTAGGGAGCCTATGGGAAAGGCATGGAATGCTGGAACCCCTGTCCCTGGCTAGAGACCACAAGGAAGAGTTAGGAggacaaataccaggcccctgagtgAGGAAGGGacaaactgggggaggggaggggacagtgcagcccaAGGGATACCCACGCTCTGAGTCTTTGCTCTTGAAGTAGCCAATGAGCTTGATCTCATCCTCAATGTTCTCGAAGGCCTGCAGCTCTCGCTCCCCCTCAATCAGCTCCACTGGGTCCTCCAGGACCTGGGGTGGAGGTAGGGGTGCAGGGAATAACTAGGAAGCAGGGGAAGGGCTGGAGGAATAAGGATCAGGGCTGGGGGGATAGGCTCTGTGGATGGTGTATGGCCATCTGTGTACGTGTGTGGGGGTGCACACATGGGTCTATGTCATGTCCACATATGTGCAggggtgtttgtgtgtgcatgtgtatgcacTTGTGTCTCTGCCTACACAGGGgtgtctgtgtgcctgtgtgtgtgcaggcAAGGCTGGGCACAGTTGGGCAGTGAGGTGCTCACATCCAGCAGGAATTCCACCAGCGTGTCAGCAGATAACTCGCCATCGTACTCAATGACTTCGTCCCCCTTGAAGACGTAAATGCTGTCCTCCTCCGTCAGTCCTGGGGGAGCAACAAGTGTTGACCTAGGCCCAGGATGCACAGATACCACCCCTCCTCCACCTGCTTCCACACCACTTCTGCCCAAGGCCTTGCTGTGCAACTCTGGGACAAGCTAGGGCTGTGGCTGGGCTAAGGAAGAAGCACTAGACCTTCTGGAAGTTTCCTCCAGGTTACCCCCTCTCAGGCCTGCTTCTTAGGGCCACCCTGCACTCCCTGCTATTCCTGGTCACTGACCTCATCTCTTCCCGGCACCATGGCACCAGTGCTGCCCTCTAGAGGCTGTAATGTGGTAGATTCCCCCTTCGGTTACTCCAGGTTCCTCTGGCACCCCCAGTTTTTAGCCAATCCCCCTCTCTGGGGTTGGAATGTGCATCTTCTTGGGGGATAAAGGTGAGGCACAGACACCACTATATCCCACATTCAATAGTTTCTCCCTGCTTTCCCCAGAGATAtggtgtccccccacccccttccaggGTGGCTAGGTCCCTGGAGTCCCCATCAGTACCGCCCCCCCTTACCAAGCTTCTTGGCCACAGCTGCGTCTTTCTCAGAGTCCACCAACCCAAAGCCGACGCCCTTATCTTCCAGGACCTGCGCTGCTAGCTGCAGGGAAGGGCAGATTAAAACTCCCCATGAAGGTCTCAGGGTCCCCTTCACACCCCATGCTCTCAGCCTGGCCCCACAGAGTCAAGCCTCAACCACAGGCCACAGGCTTGAGCACACACTGCCTCTGTGACTTATTTGAATCTGTGTACAACTATGGCTCAAACCCTGTGCACTGCTCACACAGAGTCCAGGCCCGGCATGTGGAACCCCATCTTGCAAGTCTGCTCTCCCAACTTGGGGTCCACCCTGCATTCTGTACCACTCCAGCCATGATTAAGTGGTGGGACCTTAGCAGCACTGGTTTCTTCCAGAAAGGAGAGCCCAGACTACAGCCCAGCAGGAGAGGAGCCAGAGCCTGGGCAGGAACACTGGAAGCCCCCAGTCCCGGCTCCAGGGACAACTGCATCTTCAACATGACAGCCCCTCTGCTCTGGCTTGAAGGCAGTTGGAAGAAGAGAACTTTTAGAAAGAAAGTTGGGAGAGGTGACAAAAGTCCTTCCCCAACCCCCAGCTTTCCAGCCAGGTGTCAGGCTGGGtccaaggggtgggggagggggcagagaagaCAGGGGTGTGGTTCTTTACAAAATGCATGGCATGCAATCGTGCTGAGGATCAAATGTGTATACGTTTCCCACTTTGGATTTCTTTGGGGGAACAGCGAATGAGCAGCAAGCAGATTGGGGGTGCAGCACCCTGCCCTGTAGCCCTTGTACCTCTGATGgacctccttttcttctctgctCCCACTCTGAGAATACCCAGGTCTGACCAGACCCAGCACCACCCCCACATGGCAGAGTCACTCAGTCCCCCAAGAATGTGCTCACTTAGCTCAGGCTCCATGTCACTGCCCATCAGTCAGTACCAGGGGCTTGTGTGTAGCTCCTCACCCCCCAGAAGACTGGTCTGGGGTGTGGGAGGCCTTGCCAAGTGAGCTGGGCGCCTGTTGCCCCCCCCCTCACCTCCAGAATGAGCTCCTCCATCTCGAACTGCCTCTGGGAGGCCTTGTCGTCCTCGGGGTGCTCATGGTAGAGCAGTGCCAGCACCTCGTACTTCTTGAACACGTTCTTGTAGTTCTTGGTGTTCACGTTGACCACACGGTCCACGCCATCATACTCAGGGAAGttcagcccctcctcccccagcacccccagcttGGGGGTCCCCAGCACCAACAGCGCCAGCATCACCAGCTGAAGCCCAGGCACCACTCTGGTCCCCATCTTACTGGGCCTGTCCTGGTCCAGAGGGTGGCCTGTGAATCGAGGCCCTGGTCGTGAGTGCTGTACTCAGGGCTCACGGTAAAGGGGAGACGCCTAGAGCAGTGGCTGAGGCCACGGCCAGGTCGGGAACTGCCTGTGGGGCCAGAGGCAAAGGGTCAggaagagggtgggggtggggagggaaccaGAGCCGGGGCACTggctccccaggccccacctagcTGAGTCTAAATATGTCCTGGACTTGGCAGGAGGCATGTAACCTCCCTGGCCGGGACAGCACCACCAGGGCCCTGGCCTGGGCTTCTGAGATGCCACCCCTATGGGATGTCCAGAGCTCCTCAGCCTTGTCCTTGTGTTGCCACGGAGGGCTCATCTCCATATTAAGAAAGGAATAAGCTAGCGCTATAAATAAGACCAGATGAGTCGGAGGTAAgtgaagctggggtggggggtggtggggtggttggAACTAGGGAGATGCTAGAGGGAAGGAAGTGGGGCTAGGGTCAGAGGTCAAACCAGGGATCTGTGCCAGCTGATCAGTGCTGGGTGGATGAGGGGGCTGGGAAAGCACAGTGGCTCATGGGAAGGGACCCTGCTCAGCCCTCTAAAGAGTCAGCACCAGGATGAGGTCATCCTCTGGATGGCAGACAGGCCCTGGCTGTGTGGTGCTGGCTGGGCTCAGGTCAGTTCCTTTGTGCAGGTCCTGTTCCTGCGTCTGCCACCGGAGGCAGGCAGGGCTGGGTACACCCACCCCGGACACGAACACTAACACATCCAGCTCTCTGACTGCACTCAGGTCTctgggggacaggtgggaggattcCCAAGGAGGTGGTAGTGACTATTCATTCCCTCACTTTGGGCAGGACCCAGAGGCATAAGGATTGACATGGGGAGGTGGAGAGGTCTATGCCCAGGTCATGGTATTGTGAACTCTGTGCCCCAGCAGCCAGGAAGGTTGGTGGGGGCTCTAGGTCCCAGTCTGGGGGCAAGGGTAGAGGGATCAGTCAGCTCTGGACTCAGGAGGGAGGGGACCTCTCCATAGTCCTTGGGGTTCTTACAGGTAAACTAAGGCAGGAAGGAGACCATGGGTGAGGGAAGGTTGAGAGATTAGAGTCAGAAGCCCTGCCTGGGGGTGTCTGATTCTGGACAAGAACTGATGAATGCTGCTCTGAGACAGGGGCACCAGATGATGTGTGAGGAATGGAGACATGGCAATAGCAGggcctgggggaggaggggtgtcCTCAGGGGAGA
Above is a genomic segment from Erinaceus europaeus chromosome 9, mEriEur2.1, whole genome shotgun sequence containing:
- the CASQ1 gene encoding calsequestrin-1, which gives rise to MGTRVVPGLQLVMLALLVLGTPKLGVLGEEGLNFPEYDGVDRVVNVNTKNYKNVFKKYEVLALLYHEHPEDDKASQRQFEMEELILELAAQVLEDKGVGFGLVDSEKDAAVAKKLGLTEEDSIYVFKGDEVIEYDGELSADTLVEFLLDVLEDPVELIEGERELQAFENIEDEIKLIGYFKSKDSEHFKAYEDAAEEFHPYIPFFATFDSKVAKKLTLKMNEIDFYEAFMEEPVTIPDKPNSEEEIVSFVEEHKRSTLRKLKPESMYETWEDDLDGIHIVAFAEEADPDGYEFLETLKAVAQDNTDNPDLSIIWIDPDDFPLLVPYWEKTFDIDLSAPQIGVVNVTDADSIWMEMDDEEDLPSAEELEDWLEDVLEGEINTEDDDDDDDDDDDDDDDN